A portion of the Algisphaera agarilytica genome contains these proteins:
- a CDS encoding tetratricopeptide repeat protein, producing the protein MSDRLPQLMKLLAVDPEDADVPYMIALEHAKSGDPESAVEWLDKALALDPGYHYAYYQKAKMLSEIGQDEAGLAVLDAGLKRANADGNAKAVGELQELRLAMQ; encoded by the coding sequence ATGAGTGATCGACTGCCCCAATTGATGAAGCTGCTGGCCGTGGACCCCGAGGACGCGGATGTGCCGTACATGATCGCCCTGGAACACGCCAAGTCGGGCGATCCCGAGTCCGCAGTGGAGTGGCTGGACAAAGCCCTGGCCCTCGACCCCGGCTACCACTACGCCTACTACCAGAAGGCCAAGATGCTCAGCGAGATCGGCCAAGACGAGGCCGGCCTGGCCGTTCTGGACGCGGGGCTCAAACGGGCCAACGCCGACGGCAACGCAAAAGCGGTCGGCGAGCTCCAGGAACTGCGGCTGGCGATGCAATAA
- a CDS encoding YfcE family phosphodiesterase — MAWVFLAPWSDTGCNAAMKIGILSDTHDRLPTFRRALQLFARLEVDAVFHAGDLIAPFAAKLLTADADILPPKLFPEHVHVIYGNNDGERDGLKKILPQIVDGPLRVTLDTPGCGSGTTTVAMAHFIDWFKPDDLAGADVVISGHDHTPSIQSRPDGDRDVLFINPGECCGWVNERCTVALLDLSGPSPKADLIDVKG; from the coding sequence ATGGCATGGGTTTTCCTTGCTCCGTGGTCGGACACGGGTTGTAATGCGGCGATGAAGATCGGCATCCTCAGCGACACGCACGACCGCCTCCCCACGTTCCGCCGGGCGCTGCAGCTCTTTGCCCGGCTTGAAGTCGACGCCGTGTTTCACGCCGGGGACCTGATCGCTCCGTTCGCCGCCAAGCTGTTAACCGCGGACGCCGACATCCTGCCGCCCAAACTCTTCCCCGAACACGTCCACGTCATCTACGGCAACAACGACGGCGAGCGCGACGGCCTCAAGAAAATCCTGCCCCAGATCGTTGACGGCCCGCTCCGCGTCACGCTCGACACCCCCGGCTGCGGATCGGGAACGACCACGGTCGCGATGGCCCACTTCATCGACTGGTTCAAGCCCGACGACCTGGCCGGGGCAGATGTGGTCATCTCGGGCCACGACCACACCCCGAGCATCCAGAGCCGTCCCGATGGCGACCGCGACGTCCTGTTCATCAACCCCGGCGAGTGCTGCGGCTGGGTCAACGAACGCTGCACGGTCGCTCTGCTGGACCTCTCCGGCCCCTCGCCGAAGGCGGACCTGATCGACGTGAAAGGTTGA
- the carB gene encoding carbamoyl-phosphate synthase large subunit, translating into MPKRTDLKTILIIGSGPIVIGQGCEFDYSGTQACKALREEGYKVVLINSNPATIMTDPEFADATYIEPINPEAVEKIIVKHKGTDLHIDAVLPTLGGQTALNCACALDEAGTFEKHGVEMIGATREVIYRAEDRLQFKEIMDQIGLKSPKSGVANTMQEAWDVLEETGLPAIIRPAFTLGGTGGGVAYNREEFEDICRRGLDASMTSQVLIDQSLLGWKEYEMEVMRDKDDNAVIICAIENFDAMGVHTGDSITVAPAQTLTDKEYQFMRDASLAILRAVGVETGGSNCQFAINPANGDMVVVEMNPRVSRSSALASKATGFPIAKIAAKLAVGYTLWELPNDITGQTVACFEPSIDYVVTKIPRWTFEKFPEADETLTTQMKSVGEGMSIGRTFKESMQKGIRSMEIKRYGYGLDANDKWLNAQRGVTHADGTKVEFPIDAGKLVRKLEVPSQGRWFYIRYAFKMGWTVEQVHEATMIDPWFLDQLKQLVDFENTLASYDKLEDVPRDVLFEAKQLGYSDPQLANLYLGSIAVENIMAVRARRKELEIEPVYKLVDTCAAEFEAVTPYYYSTYEAPFAKGDGTCGVDDEIRVSDTKKVVILGGGPNRIGQGIEFDYCCVQAAFAAQELGYEAVLVNSNPETVSTDYDTSDLLFFEPLTLEDVLNICERLNGKPFGEEGGLLHGVVVQYGGQTPLNLAGGLKAAGVPIIGTSVDSIDLAEDRDKFAALCDELGVKQPPNGIAYDVEQAIEIANRITYPVLVRPSFVLGGRAMETVFDDDQLRYYMAKAIGASDLAGQPILVDKFLAEATECDIDVIADFGGDDPRALVCGVLEHIEEAGIHSGDSACTIPPYSLSDEIIEQLKAQSRKMAEALGVRGLMNVQWAVKDGEIYVIEVNPRASRTVPFVGKSTGVSWARLAAKVMAGKQLVELGVTEEVTPTHTSIKESVFPFGKFPGVDVILGPEMRSTGECMGADADFPVAFAKAQMSAGSKLPLEGKVFLSVRESDKPALPEVAKGLVDQGFEVLTTRGTHKYLADQGIQTTPVKKIQEGGRPNALDLMKNGELALIINTPTRKGAGTDEGKLRATAIRNGVPMITTMTAAKVAVQAIAALRQNDWGVKSLQEYFPETARA; encoded by the coding sequence ATGCCCAAACGCACCGACCTCAAGACCATCCTCATCATCGGCTCCGGGCCCATCGTCATCGGCCAGGGCTGCGAGTTCGACTACTCCGGCACCCAGGCCTGCAAGGCTCTGCGTGAAGAGGGCTACAAGGTCGTCCTGATCAACTCCAACCCGGCGACGATCATGACCGACCCCGAGTTCGCCGACGCGACCTACATCGAGCCGATCAACCCCGAAGCGGTCGAAAAAATCATCGTCAAGCACAAGGGCACCGACCTGCACATCGACGCGGTCCTGCCCACCCTCGGCGGCCAGACCGCGCTCAACTGCGCCTGCGCCCTCGACGAGGCGGGCACCTTCGAGAAGCACGGCGTCGAGATGATCGGCGCGACCCGCGAAGTCATCTACCGCGCCGAGGACCGGCTGCAATTTAAAGAAATCATGGACCAGATCGGGCTTAAGAGCCCCAAGTCCGGCGTGGCCAACACCATGCAGGAAGCCTGGGACGTGCTCGAAGAAACCGGCCTGCCCGCGATCATCCGACCCGCCTTCACTCTCGGTGGGACCGGCGGAGGCGTGGCCTACAACCGGGAAGAGTTCGAGGACATCTGCCGCCGCGGCCTGGATGCCTCCATGACCTCGCAAGTGCTCATCGACCAGTCGCTGCTCGGCTGGAAGGAGTACGAGATGGAGGTGATGCGTGACAAAGACGACAACGCCGTCATCATCTGCGCGATCGAGAACTTCGACGCGATGGGCGTGCACACCGGCGACTCGATCACCGTCGCCCCCGCCCAGACGCTGACCGACAAGGAATACCAGTTCATGCGGGACGCCTCGCTGGCGATCCTGCGGGCCGTGGGCGTCGAGACCGGCGGCTCGAACTGCCAGTTCGCTATCAACCCCGCCAACGGCGACATGGTCGTGGTCGAGATGAACCCCCGGGTCTCGCGTTCTTCCGCTCTAGCGTCGAAGGCGACCGGCTTCCCCATTGCGAAAATCGCGGCGAAACTGGCCGTGGGCTACACGCTCTGGGAGCTGCCCAACGACATCACCGGCCAGACCGTGGCCTGCTTCGAGCCGAGCATCGACTACGTCGTCACCAAGATCCCGCGGTGGACCTTCGAGAAGTTCCCCGAGGCCGACGAAACCCTGACCACGCAGATGAAGTCGGTCGGCGAAGGCATGAGCATCGGGCGGACGTTCAAAGAGTCGATGCAAAAAGGCATCCGCTCTATGGAGATCAAACGCTACGGCTACGGCCTCGACGCCAACGACAAGTGGCTCAACGCCCAGCGCGGCGTCACCCACGCCGACGGCACCAAGGTCGAGTTCCCCATCGATGCGGGCAAGCTGGTCCGCAAGCTGGAAGTGCCGTCCCAGGGCCGGTGGTTCTACATCCGGTACGCCTTCAAGATGGGCTGGACCGTCGAGCAGGTCCACGAAGCGACGATGATCGACCCGTGGTTCCTCGATCAGCTTAAACAGCTCGTCGACTTCGAAAACACCTTGGCCAGCTACGACAAGCTCGAAGACGTGCCACGCGACGTGTTGTTCGAAGCCAAGCAGCTCGGCTATAGCGACCCGCAGCTGGCGAACCTGTATCTCGGGTCGATCGCGGTTGAGAACATCATGGCCGTGCGTGCCCGCCGCAAGGAGCTCGAGATCGAGCCGGTGTACAAGCTAGTCGATACCTGTGCCGCCGAGTTTGAAGCAGTCACGCCGTACTACTACTCGACCTACGAAGCCCCCTTTGCGAAGGGCGACGGCACGTGCGGTGTGGACGACGAGATCCGCGTCAGCGATACCAAGAAAGTCGTCATCCTCGGCGGCGGCCCCAACCGCATCGGCCAGGGCATCGAGTTCGACTACTGCTGCGTTCAGGCCGCGTTTGCCGCCCAGGAGCTCGGCTACGAAGCGGTGCTGGTCAACTCCAACCCCGAGACGGTCTCGACCGACTACGACACTTCTGACCTCCTGTTCTTCGAGCCGTTGACGCTGGAAGATGTGCTCAATATCTGCGAACGCCTCAACGGCAAGCCCTTCGGCGAAGAAGGCGGCCTGCTCCATGGCGTCGTCGTCCAATACGGCGGCCAGACCCCGCTCAACCTCGCCGGTGGTTTGAAAGCCGCGGGCGTGCCGATCATCGGGACCAGCGTCGATTCGATCGACCTCGCCGAAGACCGCGACAAGTTCGCCGCCCTCTGTGACGAGCTCGGCGTCAAGCAGCCGCCCAACGGCATCGCCTACGACGTCGAGCAGGCCATCGAGATCGCCAACCGGATCACGTACCCCGTGCTGGTGCGGCCGTCGTTTGTGCTGGGCGGACGGGCGATGGAAACCGTCTTCGACGACGACCAACTCCGGTACTACATGGCCAAGGCGATCGGCGCGTCCGACCTCGCGGGCCAGCCGATCCTCGTTGATAAGTTCCTCGCGGAAGCGACCGAGTGCGACATCGACGTCATCGCCGACTTTGGCGGTGACGATCCGCGAGCATTGGTCTGCGGCGTGCTCGAACACATCGAAGAAGCGGGTATCCACTCGGGCGACTCGGCCTGCACCATCCCGCCGTACTCGCTGTCGGACGAGATCATCGAGCAGCTCAAGGCCCAGTCGCGCAAGATGGCCGAGGCGCTCGGCGTCCGGGGTCTGATGAACGTGCAGTGGGCGGTGAAGGACGGCGAGATCTACGTGATCGAGGTCAACCCCCGTGCGTCGCGGACCGTGCCGTTCGTCGGCAAGTCGACCGGCGTGAGCTGGGCCCGCCTCGCCGCCAAGGTCATGGCCGGCAAGCAGCTTGTCGAGCTCGGCGTCACCGAAGAAGTCACGCCCACCCACACCTCGATCAAAGAATCGGTCTTCCCCTTCGGCAAGTTCCCCGGCGTGGACGTCATCCTCGGCCCCGAGATGCGGTCCACCGGCGAGTGCATGGGCGCCGACGCCGACTTCCCCGTCGCCTTCGCCAAGGCTCAGATGTCGGCCGGCTCCAAGCTTCCGCTGGAAGGCAAGGTCTTCCTCTCGGTCCGCGAGAGCGACAAGCCCGCGCTGCCCGAGGTGGCCAAGGGTCTGGTTGATCAGGGCTTCGAGGTGCTCACCACCCGCGGCACCCACAAGTACCTGGCCGACCAGGGCATCCAGACCACGCCCGTGAAGAAGATCCAGGAGGGCGGACGCCCCAACGCGCTGGACCTGATGAAGAACGGCGAGCTGGCACTGATTATCAACACGCCGACCCGCAAAGGTGCCGGCACCGACGAAGGCAAGCTCCGGGCGACCGCGATCCGCAACGGCGTACCGATGATCACGACCATGACTGCGGCCAAGGTCGCGGTCCAGGCGATCGCGGCCCTGCGTCAGAACGACTGGGGCGTGAAGTCGCTGCAGGAATACTTCCCCGAGACCGCGCGGGCCTGA
- a CDS encoding YdjY domain-containing protein → MNITTAKPIEHPASSKAVGWTAVLLAWVCGSMLACSSATPIAEDQTHQPSPPETPREIYPGVILDRVNRHVDVQATVVGREVDWLELLACRPGIRDYESIVAVDAEATQLQTALILLGLEPGQPARAEKDANGELQFFAPHGPELELFFVLEDQPDQPIPANQWVIDQENGQVMPGNRWVFTGSTIIEFKGQNHFMAETNGTVVSLLNFGDELVSRPTTDSQDGGTELWTANTPVIPAVGTKLKLRFQPAE, encoded by the coding sequence ATGAACATAACCACGGCAAAGCCGATTGAACATCCCGCTTCTTCGAAAGCCGTGGGCTGGACTGCCGTGCTGCTTGCGTGGGTGTGCGGGTCGATGCTCGCATGCTCCAGCGCCACCCCCATTGCTGAAGACCAAACCCATCAGCCTTCGCCTCCGGAAACACCGCGAGAGATCTACCCCGGAGTGATCCTCGACCGCGTGAATCGGCACGTGGATGTTCAGGCCACCGTCGTGGGGCGCGAAGTCGACTGGCTGGAACTGCTGGCCTGCCGACCGGGCATCCGTGATTACGAATCGATCGTGGCGGTGGACGCCGAGGCCACCCAGTTGCAAACCGCTTTGATCCTGCTGGGCCTGGAGCCCGGACAACCTGCACGGGCGGAGAAAGACGCAAACGGCGAGCTGCAGTTTTTCGCGCCCCACGGCCCCGAGCTCGAACTGTTTTTCGTCCTCGAAGACCAACCCGATCAACCGATCCCCGCCAACCAGTGGGTAATCGATCAGGAAAACGGCCAGGTCATGCCCGGCAACCGCTGGGTGTTCACCGGCTCGACGATCATCGAGTTCAAAGGCCAAAACCACTTCATGGCCGAAACGAACGGCACGGTCGTCTCGCTCCTGAACTTCGGTGACGAACTGGTCAGCCGCCCCACCACCGACTCCCAGGACGGCGGAACCGAGTTGTGGACCGCGAACACCCCGGTCATCCCGGCGGTGGGTACGAAACTGAAGCTGCGTTTTCAGCCCGCCGAGTGA
- a CDS encoding segregation and condensation protein A codes for MTDPEPGVSAVPKSETPNPKSTDYRVQLDAYAGPLDLLLYLVKRHEIDLQDIPIAQLTEQYLEHLRVIQAVPGAMDVDRAGEFLVMAATLVEIKSALLMPQVQAETEEGEDPTEEANVDPRFELVQQLLAYKRYKDASMALDQRRSEWDVRFPAVAKTPKPPAASPEDEAEDSAKPVDLDLEDVNVMDLCAAFGRMLDAIGFTGDHEVTYDDTPISLHADDIADRLERDGGTDGMTLREIFVGRKSRSEMIGLFLATLELVRQRRVQVVQADFGGDIKLQLRPESDRNDLDDRDDQASTDWRNPETGEIEYEWPDEASRLRAEKRAKIRATYAAKGQSPPDDADDIGDVPTPGKQADPGNEPDAEELDD; via the coding sequence ATGACCGATCCAGAACCCGGTGTTTCGGCAGTTCCGAAATCCGAAACCCCCAATCCGAAATCCACCGACTACCGCGTCCAGCTCGACGCCTACGCGGGGCCGTTGGACCTCTTGCTCTACCTGGTCAAGCGCCACGAGATCGACCTCCAGGACATTCCGATCGCTCAGCTTACGGAGCAGTACCTCGAACACCTCCGTGTGATCCAGGCGGTGCCCGGGGCGATGGACGTGGACCGGGCGGGCGAGTTCCTGGTGATGGCCGCGACGCTCGTCGAGATCAAGAGCGCCCTGCTCATGCCCCAGGTCCAGGCCGAGACCGAAGAGGGCGAAGACCCCACCGAAGAAGCCAACGTCGACCCGCGTTTCGAACTCGTCCAGCAGCTGCTGGCCTACAAGCGGTACAAGGACGCCTCGATGGCGCTCGACCAGCGCCGCAGCGAATGGGACGTGCGCTTCCCCGCCGTGGCCAAGACGCCCAAGCCCCCAGCCGCCAGCCCGGAAGACGAGGCCGAGGACTCGGCCAAGCCGGTGGACCTCGACCTTGAAGACGTGAACGTCATGGACCTGTGCGCCGCGTTCGGCCGGATGCTCGACGCCATCGGGTTCACCGGCGACCACGAAGTCACCTACGACGACACCCCGATCTCCCTCCACGCCGACGACATCGCCGACCGTCTCGAACGCGACGGCGGAACCGACGGCATGACGCTCCGCGAGATCTTCGTCGGCCGCAAATCACGCAGCGAGATGATCGGCCTGTTCCTGGCGACCCTCGAACTCGTCCGCCAACGCCGCGTCCAGGTCGTTCAGGCCGACTTCGGTGGCGACATCAAGCTGCAGCTCCGCCCCGAGTCGGATCGCAACGACCTTGACGATCGTGACGATCAGGCAAGCACCGACTGGCGCAATCCTGAGACCGGCGAGATCGAATACGAGTGGCCGGACGAGGCGAGCCGGTTGCGCGCCGAGAAACGCGCAAAAATCCGCGCAACTTATGCAGCCAAGGGTCAGTCGCCGCCCGACGATGCCGATGACATTGGGGATGTTCCCACCCCCGGAAAACAAGCCGACCCCGGAAACGAACCCGACGCCGAAGAACTCGACGACTGA
- a CDS encoding KpsF/GutQ family sugar-phosphate isomerase, with the protein MSPKSETPNPKSGETDYAAFAREVLNAEADAIRRIEIGPSFTAAVQLVLDATSGPSAEAPGGGSLVVSGLGKSGLIGQKLSATFSSTGTPSHFLHPVEAMHGDLGRIRRGDAVLLLSFGGNTEELVTLAELLKQDGVPMIALTKNDGPGNGLARQATVTLPVGDITEACPHELAPTSSTTAMLALGDALALAVSRARRFTADDFQKFHPGGGLGRQLTPVVEAMRFAAGQNLSLIDLGTVVQDAYALAEQHAKDSGLRRPGALLVVHPDGTLAGIVTDGDLRTALIRTGPQVWSEPIDQIMTSSPTTLSDTALVRDAVHIVREKRFDEIPVVAADGKPVGLIDVQDLAALKVIEG; encoded by the coding sequence ATGTCCCCGAAATCCGAAACCCCCAATCCGAAATCCGGCGAAACCGACTACGCCGCATTTGCCCGCGAGGTGCTCAACGCCGAGGCCGACGCGATCCGCCGGATCGAGATCGGCCCGAGCTTCACCGCCGCGGTACAGCTGGTGCTCGATGCGACGTCGGGCCCCTCGGCCGAGGCCCCGGGCGGCGGGAGCCTGGTCGTGTCGGGCCTGGGCAAGTCCGGGCTCATCGGCCAAAAACTCTCGGCCACGTTCTCCAGCACCGGCACCCCGTCACACTTCCTTCACCCGGTCGAGGCGATGCACGGCGACCTCGGACGCATCCGCCGGGGCGACGCGGTCCTGCTGCTGTCCTTCGGCGGCAACACCGAAGAACTCGTGACCTTGGCGGAACTGCTCAAGCAAGACGGCGTGCCCATGATCGCGCTGACGAAAAACGACGGCCCCGGCAACGGGCTCGCGCGACAGGCCACCGTCACGCTCCCGGTCGGCGACATCACCGAGGCCTGTCCTCACGAGCTCGCCCCGACCAGCAGCACCACCGCGATGCTGGCGTTGGGTGACGCCTTGGCCTTGGCTGTGAGCCGGGCCCGGCGGTTCACTGCGGACGATTTCCAGAAATTCCACCCCGGCGGCGGGCTCGGCCGGCAGCTCACGCCCGTGGTCGAGGCCATGCGTTTTGCCGCCGGTCAGAACCTGTCGCTGATCGACCTGGGTACGGTGGTGCAGGACGCCTACGCCTTGGCTGAGCAACACGCCAAAGACTCGGGCCTGCGTCGCCCCGGGGCGCTGCTGGTCGTACACCCCGACGGCACCCTCGCGGGCATCGTGACCGACGGCGACCTCCGCACCGCCCTGATCCGCACCGGCCCCCAGGTCTGGTCCGAGCCGATCGACCAAATCATGACGTCCAGCCCCACGACGCTATCCGACACCGCACTCGTCCGCGACGCGGTGCACATCGTGCGTGAAAAACGCTTCGACGAAATCCCTGTCGTGGCAGCCGACGGAAAGCCGGTGGGCTTGATCGACGTGCAGGACCTCGCGGCACTGAAAGTGATTGAAGGCTGA
- a CDS encoding DUF6263 family protein yields MYRFSNSLLMAALMAFLISPVAGAADSIELTMNMQPGQSKTLVLDIDQKISQNMMGQQMQMDQLIGMTMTYTALDRPSDNGGVWIEINYDRVRFKMGGMMSVDFDSDVPGQNNNPMAQSFGALVGQKLTMEFLPNGDVPTVEGVAELQETMIDAMNLPEGPQREAAEEAFKLQFNEEMIKQMVAAMGAMYPDEAVSRGDAWEDTMQMSGMTPMSITTNYTLEDFDDATATLGVTGNIGPHPDAEPVVMNGMEMDAEFNGTQTGQVVMDRASGWVISSVVDQDMEGGMTMNLPDGQSIDIDMMIKSKITMKPVE; encoded by the coding sequence ATGTATCGCTTCTCGAATTCACTGCTGATGGCCGCGCTGATGGCGTTTCTGATTTCGCCCGTGGCGGGGGCGGCGGACAGCATCGAACTGACCATGAACATGCAGCCCGGCCAGAGCAAGACGCTGGTGCTGGATATCGATCAGAAGATCAGCCAAAACATGATGGGCCAGCAGATGCAGATGGACCAGCTCATCGGCATGACGATGACCTACACCGCCCTCGACCGCCCGTCGGATAACGGCGGGGTCTGGATCGAGATCAACTACGACCGGGTCCGGTTCAAGATGGGCGGCATGATGTCGGTCGATTTCGATTCGGACGTCCCGGGCCAAAACAACAACCCGATGGCTCAGAGCTTCGGGGCGTTGGTGGGCCAGAAGCTGACGATGGAATTCCTGCCCAACGGCGACGTCCCCACCGTCGAAGGGGTTGCGGAGCTGCAGGAAACCATGATCGACGCGATGAACCTGCCCGAAGGCCCGCAGCGTGAGGCCGCCGAAGAGGCGTTCAAGCTGCAATTCAACGAAGAGATGATCAAGCAGATGGTCGCGGCGATGGGGGCGATGTACCCCGACGAGGCGGTGAGCCGGGGCGACGCGTGGGAAGACACGATGCAGATGAGCGGCATGACTCCGATGTCCATCACTACCAACTACACCCTCGAAGACTTCGACGACGCCACCGCGACCCTCGGCGTGACGGGCAACATCGGCCCGCACCCCGACGCCGAGCCGGTCGTGATGAACGGCATGGAGATGGACGCCGAGTTCAACGGCACGCAGACCGGCCAGGTTGTCATGGACCGCGCCTCGGGTTGGGTGATCTCATCGGTCGTCGATCAAGACATGGAGGGCGGCATGACTATGAACCTGCCCGACGGCCAATCGATCGACATCGACATGATGATCAAGAGCAAGATCACGATGAAACCCGTGGAATGA
- a CDS encoding pyridoxine 5'-phosphate synthase, translating into MSTALSVNVNKVALLRNARSGEVPSVVDFARAALDAGAHGITVHPRPDQRHIRITDVDALAELLSSPEYADREFNIEGNPLDLSHGDHLMPIVRRVRPTQATLVPDASDQNTSDHGFELTKPEVVGELLPIVEELRSQGCRVSLFVDPDPATAEAAKQTGADRIELYTESYAQAFGTPDQRATVTRFADTAAAAKNAGLGVNAGHDLDQANLGLFLEHVGGVEEVSIGHALVAESLFSGVESTIGSYLDLLNQR; encoded by the coding sequence ATGTCAACGGCTCTTTCGGTCAACGTGAATAAGGTGGCTCTGCTTCGTAACGCCCGCTCCGGCGAGGTGCCTTCGGTCGTGGACTTCGCCAGGGCTGCGCTCGACGCCGGGGCCCACGGCATCACGGTCCATCCCCGCCCCGACCAACGCCACATCCGCATCACCGATGTCGATGCCCTCGCGGAGTTGTTAAGTTCACCCGAATACGCCGACCGGGAATTCAACATCGAGGGCAACCCGCTCGACCTCTCCCACGGCGACCACCTGATGCCCATCGTGCGCCGCGTCCGCCCGACCCAAGCGACCCTGGTGCCCGATGCTTCGGACCAGAACACGTCAGACCACGGCTTTGAACTGACCAAGCCCGAAGTGGTCGGCGAACTCCTCCCGATCGTCGAGGAGTTGCGGAGCCAGGGATGCCGGGTCAGTTTGTTCGTTGATCCCGATCCGGCCACCGCCGAGGCGGCCAAGCAAACCGGGGCCGACCGGATCGAGCTCTACACCGAGTCGTACGCCCAGGCGTTCGGAACCCCCGATCAGCGGGCAACGGTGACCCGATTCGCGGACACGGCCGCAGCAGCCAAGAACGCCGGCCTAGGCGTGAACGCGGGTCACGATCTGGATCAAGCCAACCTCGGGCTCTTCCTCGAGCATGTTGGTGGAGTCGAAGAAGTCAGCATTGGACACGCCCTGGTCGCCGAATCGTTATTTTCCGGTGTGGAATCGACCATTGGCTCATATCTAGATTTATTAAACCAGCGATAA
- a CDS encoding KdsC family phosphatase has translation MASPNPQPPNPNSVRLLVFDVDGVLTDGAITYHREGGESKNFHTKDGLGLRAAMQSGVKVAIITARQSDIVARRMSELGIQDVVQGCKDKAKEVARLADALGVALEHTAYLGDDLVDLPAMQKVGYPMAVADAAAELCEMAAFVTQLPGGRGAAREAVEHVLKAQGKWDAIVAGYRG, from the coding sequence ATGGCTTCCCCCAACCCCCAACCCCCAAATCCCAACTCCGTCCGTCTCCTGGTCTTCGATGTTGACGGAGTTCTCACCGACGGCGCGATCACGTACCACCGTGAAGGTGGGGAGTCGAAGAACTTCCACACCAAAGACGGCTTGGGCTTGCGGGCAGCGATGCAGTCGGGGGTGAAGGTTGCGATCATCACGGCCCGCCAGAGCGACATCGTCGCCCGGCGGATGAGTGAGCTGGGCATCCAGGACGTGGTGCAGGGCTGCAAGGACAAAGCGAAAGAGGTGGCTCGCCTGGCTGATGCGTTGGGCGTGGCTTTGGAACACACCGCCTACCTTGGTGACGATCTGGTCGACCTGCCCGCGATGCAGAAGGTGGGCTACCCCATGGCCGTGGCCGACGCCGCGGCGGAGCTATGTGAGATGGCTGCTTTCGTGACCCAGCTCCCCGGCGGGCGTGGTGCGGCCCGTGAAGCGGTCGAGCACGTCCTCAAGGCGCAGGGCAAATGGGACGCGATCGTCGCGGGCTACCGCGGCTGA
- a CDS encoding AraC family transcriptional regulator, producing the protein MLTYLNHGERSFFEHPTLPVRRKGWEFLAVVEGRCAPTERPGQRPHLEGDRLWAMPADGVHGWTGVPEEPCQILVAHFDQVPEALSQHQRAISVPLTPEQVAKLKSLFLELEEDYIQPTELTRLRAERLLLELSITVLADRESNTRDTAQHKVAAGLAWYAEHLAQRPSVEDVARSVSVSPSHLRRLFMQAMGVSPLEAMKQVQHDRAKQLMKRTDLSLNAVSAACGFSAQSVFSRDFAKRQNITPQAWRKQSNAKD; encoded by the coding sequence ATGCTGACGTACCTAAACCACGGCGAACGCAGCTTTTTCGAGCACCCCACGCTCCCCGTCCGCCGCAAAGGCTGGGAGTTTTTGGCGGTCGTCGAGGGGCGATGTGCCCCCACCGAACGCCCCGGGCAACGCCCGCATCTCGAAGGAGACCGGCTCTGGGCCATGCCCGCCGACGGGGTGCACGGCTGGACGGGTGTCCCCGAGGAGCCCTGCCAGATCCTGGTCGCCCACTTCGACCAGGTTCCCGAGGCATTGAGCCAACATCAACGGGCCATCTCGGTCCCCCTGACGCCCGAGCAGGTCGCCAAGCTCAAGAGCTTGTTCCTGGAGCTTGAGGAAGACTACATCCAGCCCACCGAACTCACTCGGCTGCGGGCCGAACGGCTGCTGCTTGAGTTGTCGATCACCGTCCTGGCGGACCGCGAAAGCAACACCCGGGACACCGCTCAGCACAAGGTCGCGGCGGGCCTGGCGTGGTACGCCGAGCACCTGGCTCAGCGGCCCAGCGTCGAGGACGTCGCGCGGTCGGTCTCGGTCTCGCCCAGCCACCTGCGTCGGCTGTTCATGCAGGCCATGGGTGTCAGCCCGCTCGAAGCGATGAAACAGGTCCAGCACGACCGGGCCAAGCAGTTGATGAAGCGGACCGACCTGTCGCTCAACGCGGTCTCCGCCGCCTGCGGGTTCTCCGCGCAGAGTGTGTTCTCCCGAGACTTCGCCAAGCGCCAGAACATCACGCCCCAGGCGTGGCGCAAGCAGAGCAACGCCAAAGACTGA
- a CDS encoding four helix bundle protein, giving the protein MTSVKSYQDLEVWRESIDVVKRTYALARTLPEIERFALVTQMQRAAVSVPANIAEGWARDSTKEYLRHLSIARGSLAELETFFVLCIELGYSQADRLVELQADSETLGRRLNALQASLRKHT; this is encoded by the coding sequence ATGACGAGCGTGAAGTCTTACCAGGATCTGGAAGTTTGGCGTGAAAGCATCGATGTGGTTAAACGAACCTACGCTTTGGCGAGAACATTGCCGGAGATTGAGCGGTTTGCATTGGTAACTCAGATGCAACGCGCTGCAGTTTCCGTGCCCGCCAACATCGCCGAGGGATGGGCTCGCGACTCGACCAAGGAGTACCTCCGGCATCTGTCTATCGCTCGTGGCTCGCTGGCCGAGTTGGAGACATTTTTCGTACTCTGTATCGAGTTGGGATACAGTCAGGCAGATCGGTTGGTTGAATTGCAAGCCGATTCCGAAACGCTCGGCCGGCGACTTAACGCGCTGCAAGCCTCATTACGAAAGCATACTTAA